DNA from Ananas comosus cultivar F153 linkage group 12, ASM154086v1, whole genome shotgun sequence:
CAATACCCTCGAAGCTTCCCACCTCTCTCATTTGTCAATCGAAATGCAGGAATTTGATGAGAGAATCTCAAGTAGTCACCCTTCGCTATCTCAATCGTGCTTTCCTCTTTCCTGTCCGGCATAAACACAGCCATGTAACCATCCACTTTTGCTAAAAACAACACTTTTGTGCCAGTATTAGTATGCTCGCAAATTTCCACTATGCCATATTCGCTGTCTTGTATGTCCGAGAGGGCCCATCCAACCCTCCAATTCTTGTAGACAGCCCAGATCTCGCCAACTCCAGGTAGGATCTCATAGTGGTTTTTTCTATTGAGTTGTTTGGCTGAAACAAGATGAGAGAAGGAATCTGTATTATCATAAGTATTGCTCTCATTGGCAACTTTAAATGTTCCGCATCCAGGAGGTAAGTGTTGTTTAAACCATCGATTCTCCTCCTCTCCTTGAGGGCTAGCCTCGAGCCATTTTACATGCACTTTGAAATTTATCCCCAATTCAACTTTTGTTATCCAACCGTAGTATTTGGGCAATTTGTCTATGTCACTGTATAATGCCCAAACCTGACCAGGTCCGAACTTGTCGATCGACCGCCTCTCATCAAAGTTGTAGAATTGTGAATCAGGGTATTCATAGAAGTCAGGTGGAGAATCATCATCTTCGTTTGCATTGCGAGCATTAGCTGCATTCTCATTACAAAATGAACTGCGGGATTTGCTTCCTGACTTGTCTACTTTCGTTACACAACTCTCAAGATCAACACAAGGAAAAGCCACCTCTATGTTGGCAGGAAGAGAAGCAAGGTCGAGTTCCAAAACACCTTCCGGAGCACCATCTCTTTCTGTTCCGCACAATTTATAGGATGGGACATTGTGCGAAAACCTTAGCATTTCACCAGGCGGAATTACATACAAGGCTTTGTCTGTTGCTTGCATGAATAGACTTGCAAAACCTTTTATCTTAACTAGTGGAACGACACTAATGCCTACACCAGCTGTAAAATTTGAAAGGACTTCCACAACTTCATACTCGAAATGCCGATGTTTCTCAGCATCTTCACTCCATTTTATATCCCAGCCCTTAAAAATAGCCCAAATTTCACCCTTTCTAGGGTATACATCATAAGTGTTTCTCTTTTTGCCCTTCTCCCAACAAATGAGATGAGAGAACATCCGGTCTGTAGTTACTTCAGTCTTCCCGAGAGCGAAGGTCCCGCAACCAACAGGTAGCTCCTTATCAGACCACACCTCCTCAGCCTCATTTGCTGGTTCGTGTTCTAGCCAAGTGTACCTGATCTTAAAGTCCGGAGCATATACATGTCTAATTCGAGCATAGAATCTGGGCATACCATCAAGATTATCATAGACTGCCCATATCTGATCGACCGCAAATTTGCTAACATCTCGGTACTTATCAAAGTCGAAGAATTCAGGATCAGGGTACAAAAATGAACCCGAATCAGGTACAGGTTGAGGATTTTTATCTTCCTCACCAAGTTTCTTCTTGTCCAAATTATTATCACCATCATTCACTTGTTTCACCTGTTCATTTCCATTTGGCACTtcgtctttctctctcttgtccATTTTGCTGGAAACATTAACCCCACTGGTTTCTATGCTGACCCCATTTGCAACTCCATCTCCACCTTTCTTTAATCTTTTACCACTTGGAGGACACGAAAACTCATCACAATCATCATGATTACTTGCATCCTCACTGTAAGCTACATTTTGTTTCAGCCTGCTTGATCTTCGTGGATTTTGACTAGGAGGTGTTTCTGTGTTCTTCACTCCAGGCCCATCTTTTCCATTGTTAAAGTCCTCATCATCTATGCTGTCAGAATCACTAGAATCTACAATTacctttttacccctcttcTGCCCTGCAGCTGGTGTAGAAGCTTTAGTAGAATTATTTACTGTTGGATCTTTGCCATCCAGATTTCTCTTGTTCATTTCAGTAGCCCCATCTTCAACATCTACCATACcatctttcttttccttgtttATATTCCCACCCTCATTCCCCCGAAATCCTGCGCTGTGGGGAGCAGAATCACCAAACTGCCCTTGTGAAGATCCAGAATTACTACTCAACCCATGCCGCGAGCTCGCCCCGGAAGGCACGTGTTGGTCATTTAACTCATTCGCAATAAAAGGCTTGAAACAGTTCTGGCAACGAAGAGCCTTCTTTAAGATAGTGCGATAGTACTGGTATCTCATGCGACAAGAAGGACACATGGTCCAGAATGTCTGGGACCCAGAAAAAGCAGACGGCGGCGGCTTTTGCTGCTGTTGATTCATTGGATTAGAAGTGCTTCTCGCAGAAGTGCTTCTCTTCGATGGGTGAGGCTGCCTAATAGTTGGAGCAGCAACTTTTGTGATACTGTTTCTTTTAATATCATAAAGGATACGTTTCGTTCGATCTGAAAGAACCATGTGCGCTTCTCCAATAAGCTTAAAAGCGGCTTCTGCTCCAGCAAATTTATTCTTGTCAGGGTGAAGTACAAGAGCAAGCTTTCGGTACTGCTTCTTGATCAACAAGTCGTCAGCTGTTGCACCAACTTGAAGAATACTGTACCAGTCGTTCTCCCCATTCACTTTAACACCCGCAGAGCAATGCACTTCACAAACAGTTAATATTTGAGAAATATTATCTAAATCAGGAAAAAGCTGTTGAGCTTTTAGAGCTAACTTTTGCGCCCCTGTAAAATCTCTGTCTTCCATCTTTCTCAAAGCTATCTCTTTGGCTCTGATGGCCTCTTCCTTGTTGCACTCCATTATGCCCAAGAAGAACGGCTGCAAGTAAATTCATGTGAAGTATTTCGGCCAAAGAAAGCAGCACCTTCTCTTCATTCTTATGCAGAAGGAAAACCCATAGCTTGTTTGAGCCCCTTCATCATCAGATAATGTACTCAATATTTAAGAATAACTTTGTAATTACCTGTACATGAATACAAACGTGGTTATTAACTCCTACGAGATGACTATATAGCTTAGTGGCTATCTTAATTCAACTACTCAAGTGATTGAAATTCTTAAGTAAGTTGCAGTCAacattttatttagaaaaaagaaCTCAATTATGTATCTTACTCTACACAGATCAAGAAAGAGAGAACAGAAAGCTCAAAAACTCTATAAACAAGGGATCGTCGCCTTCAAGTATCCAATGAATTTCCTTTATGAGTTGAGGGTTCTAAATGACTAGAAATCTAGGACTTGCGCGTCTTCTTAACTTAATATGCAACATACTAGATAATcgaaaacaaaatcaaaatggAACTAACAAACAAAGCAAAGCTTTGTAACAATTAGACCATAGTAAATCTCCAGCAATTAGCCATGACATGCTGTTGAACTTATCAAAAGGATTAAGATTTCAGGAAGAGTATGGTAACTTCAGCATAGTAACAAATTTCAAACCAAAAGTTATcattgacaattcaaaatatattcTATTATTCAAAGCATTAAAAACAAGTCTTACCAACAAACTTAAGACCAAGAATTACACCTCCCTGGACCATAAACACTGTCAAAACTAAAAATCTCTACATGCTAGCCGATATATGCATTAGGTTAAAAGGGAGTAGACAactaagaagaaacaaaaaaactaaTACCAATGAAAACATTGACAAGACAATAAGTTCAACTTAATGTCCCAATGAGATAAACATGAAAGGGGAGCAAAGTGCACCACTTTAGCAAGATACAAAACAGAAAAGTGAGAATTTAAACAAGTAAAAGCAAGTGTGGTTAGCTACAATAACAAAAAGTCGAGCATCGATATCAATAAAAGCACATCTGGTGACCAACTTGGGATGAAGACAATAATGAATCGAGTAACTACTTACTGAGAAACCAAAACTAAGTATAGAGGGGTGTGAATACTTGGATATATCATATTAAGTGCTTTCCcacaaaagaaatatatatatatatatatatatatatatatatatatatatatatatatatatatatcttaatccgATGATATGATAGATATCATGGCCTTGAGGCCATGATATCAGAACAAAAGCTAGAATCCCACAAGTTTAATTGCTAGGTATGGCAATTTATACTAGATCCCATATACTTCAAGAAtccttattttaaaatcaaaaaaagctGTAGCAAATGAATCATTTATTTAATACAGTTTTACCTGCCACCTTTAacttattagaaattttaaactcATATCCTGAAAATTTAAGTTCTAGTTCTTACAATTGGAATTAGatctatcaaatttcataaaagatagttttaaactTCTTTAAATCTAAGAAGACGTGGCAATTTGAGGTTTTAGCGGTATCATCGGTAACTTTTaactgataaaaatatatatacacatagatATATCAACTCGAGGATACGAAAATTTTTACATGGTTCTGTAAACACAAACATTTAAAAGTCGGAAACTTATGGAATCTAGACACACTAATCCTACCACACCCGAGGGATACCAACTCACCCGCCAACCAACTTATCAGATTCTAgattttgctctgatatcatgacCACGGGCCATGACTAGATTCTCGATCATTGGATCCTCGTGATTCACGAAACACgagagagacaaagagagagaacctagatgagagaaagaaagagtagagagaaacagagagagagagagagagagagagagagagagagagagatgagatgtagagagagagagagacagattTTTGAGAtttcgagagagagaaaaacacgAAAGACTCACAGAGAGAtcgagatgagagagagagagagagagagagatatatatatatatcgcaaCTCGACCATACGAATACCTATCGTTTGCCTCGGAAGGCAACGATAGGTGAAACAAAAGCCACAAGCCTCGAAAGcttagctgctagccgaggcaacCTCAACTAGATATCATAAACTTCAcaaatctttaatttaaaacactagaaaagctatagtaaacggatcactagcttcccaaagttttaaatattaaaattaccaGCAACACTCGGCAAAAGAGCAAATTGCCACATCTCTATAGGTTTAGCGAACTTAAAAAcaatcttttaagaaatatgataaATTTTGTTCTAGATATTGAGAACTAGAACTTAAAATTACGAGGATAGTAGTAAAAAACattctaataaataaaagtcggcaactAAAAACACGAGGAAACTAGCGATCCGCTTACTACAGCTTTTTAGcgtactttaaactataagatCTATGAAGTTCACCAGATCTAGTACAAATTGCCACGGCTAGCAGCTAAGCTTTCAGGCTTGTAACTTTTGTTTACCCACCATCGTGCCTCGCGAGGCAAACGATAGCTATTCATAAAATctgagttgagagagagagagagagagaNNaaatattgtaatatatatatatatatatatatatatatatatatatatatagttgagctcctatgcttttaaaagtaccaagacattggtgcttgtaaattttcagCCTTTGAATTAAGAAATgtgtgattaggatgatgtgggctccctatggttgagtgggcggttggttgaatagtataatctaacggatataAATGGTCAACAGTACTGATCTAACAgctaaaaacctacaagcaccaagtgcttggtgcttctaagtttctagcccttggatctactccttgattactaatagcctttggatcaaacactattccacctaccaccattatctcgaccctacatctctccatccaatggctaaaaactcaaaagcaccattcttttggtgcttttgagagtattctagctcaactctctctctctctatatatatatatatatatatatagagttgagctagaatgctatcgatagcaaacgggctccgttgcgatccatttgttttcgatgatggagcctccaaatcgacaatcggcaccgttgaacataatctataccacttgaagtgtttagaaatcaaatttcaaatcttttcgacatcatttgcctaatgatcaaagggtttaaaaatttataattttaatggtcgataagagacgttttctcatttaacggtgtaaagatatccaaatcaattgaatttttgttagaaaattctttaaactatttaaaacaagatctatactcttgatcttgattgcaagactcctatcatcattttttaaagaatatttattttcagccgttcatttttgtgccCATTTGATAGATAAGAGAACAATGTCGAAaatgcatgaaatttgatttctaaacacttcaagtggtatagatcatgttcaacggtgccgatcgtcgatttgaacattgaaaacaaatgggtggtaacggagcccgtttgctatcgatagtattttagctcaactctctctctctctctctctctctctctctctatatatatatatatatatataggctagggctactatacttttatgagtatagccccctttgtactcataagttttcgaccattggatgaagagatgtgcgattaggatgatagtggttcccggTTAGGTTAAAAGTGGtactctagggttgagtgggtggttagttgaatagtatgatctaacgggtagaaatgatcaaagaaatagatctaacggcaaaaaaatTGTGAGTACAGAGAAGACTATACTTAtgagagtatagtagccggactctctctctctctctctctctctcttctaatatatatattatatatataatcatatattgaggctactatgctatcgatgTTCATGGAGCTATCCGCTGCTTCCAAGGCTCCGTTTTGATGTTGCCGACTTATCGAATCGGCTCGATCGGACTGCGGTTAAACTGGATCTAGCAGTATTTTggaagtactagaaaataattattatcatattttccGATATCATGTTTGCTAGTGATTTGAAATTGGGtccaaaaatcaacaaatttcaatgggtAGTGAGCGTTTGCAGTTTAACCGGTGGATAGAAATATCAAATCACTGTGaaatttgattagaaaattctactatattaaaacaaatcaatattctttgattttaaatttaatgtatattattcattttgtaAAGTTTATTATTTTCAGCGTTtgttttgagccccttcgttcactagggaATGATATCGTAAATAATAAATTGTATTTTTCTAGGGTCTCAATATTctgatcaagtttaacagatgGATCGACGATTCGAGGTCGGCACATTGAAACGAGCTGGGAAGCGACGGAATGTCCGTGCTATCCGGAAGCCATGACGTAGcctcacttatatatatatatatatatatatatatatatatgaaaaaaaaaaatagagaaccAACAAAAGGTGAACTTAGGTTCTTGCAAAGTTGTAACAAGGATAGTACCAAGATAGAGTAGGAAGATTAGTAAGGAAAATACACATTAATCATAATATAGAGAAAAGCCACCTCTTTCCCCATTGTAGTTGCAATGAATACTTAAGCACAGGCTGCACAGCCTAACGACTCTTAAACCAGAAGCAAGAGAAAATTGtagcagaagaagaagataggAACACATCCCGAATCCTTGCCATTACTAGCATCAATTACCGGAAGCAAAGATGGTCCAACGAGTTGACAGAGGAGATAATCATAAAAATTGTAGTTAACAAAGCAAGTTAATAAACATTGAAAGCAAACAACCTATTCCAGCTTTCTAAGTTTTAGCAAACCGAGAAAACAAATTGTAGGGAAAATCCTTGGATGCtagatttaaaatatgaaacaaaCATCAGATCACAATGCAGCTCAATAATTACAGAAACATATAGTTTACACTTTTACAAGATTAGATATGCTTGCTTCATTTGTTACTCTCAAAATAGTTAAACAAAATCTAACCCTTACtgcaacccaaaaaaaaaaaaaaaaaagggatggAAGGAGTTGATCATAACAAAGCAGAAGATTCACCCACTGCTGTTCACAAAAACCTTCTTCTAATAAACTACattaagaaaaagagagatcacAACCACAATAAATCATACGGCTCATTAATCTCTATTACTTGCTAACCCTAAAATGTAGCAACTGTTAAGAGAAACCCTTACAAGTCCACTCACCAAACTGCTGGAGACCCTAAACCCTAGATTCTTCGGAAGCCCGAGTAGAGCCGAGATGGGACGGAGAGCTCGTCGAGAGTTCAGAAAGGAGAAGATGGAAGGGAGAGGGAGTCAGAGAGGAAACCCCGAAAACCCTAACCCGCCGGGACCGAGTGGAAGCAACAAATCTCGATGATGACTCAAAGGACGAGCTCCCGCGCGGCGtagcggcggcgccggcgccggaacCCTAGCAGGAACCGGAGGGggaagggagggagagagagagagaggacctttgtcttttttttttctttttttttttctcagttgGGGGGTGTGCGGGTGGCGTGGGAAAGAGACTCCGCCCAGCGCGAAGTGGAAAAAGGAAAAGCGGAGGCAGGGAGATGCGAATTTGGAAAACTAATTTATGTATGTAAGTGACAAAAATGATTTTATTAAATGCCATTGCTTGGTGGATTCTAGGGTTGTTAAAGAGCCGATGACTGGCTCGAGTTTAACCTTGACTCGTGTCATGAGCAGTAACGACTCGACCCAtcagtaataataatttattttattatgtcaaattatcagaattattttttcatcggATGTAAAATTATTAGGGCATTACAAATACCATGTGATAGGTGGCCGGACTATTGGGGCATTACAAACACCATGCGATGTGAGTTGATGTAGCATCTTGTCCTGCATAGTATTTTACTTTCATAATAATCACGACTTGTTTTCAATTTTATCCTTTAGTTATGcgcaaatttttgaaaattttaatacttcTTGATTGAGATTTAAATTTCCAATGCGCTCTTGACTTATTTTTTCAAATCTTGGCGAAGCCTTTGGCCATCGGTCAGATTTGTCCACGCTTTTCGTCCAAAAGTAGGTGTCGACTATAATGTTAAATAAACAATCCTCAGCCCTCAAAACTAATGCGGCCCTTAGCATGGAGGGATTTTTCTATTCTATGTAACATGAATTTTGTATATGATATATGCATTGTAACAAGCCAATTTATTCATaccaaatatacaaaaatactataaaaaaaaaaacacaaatattatttgtatattttttaaaaggagACGCCAATATTTGATCAAAAGTAGACAATAAATTCAAAGATTATCCCGCGAAAATTATATGGAGATTCAAAGATTATGGTTTTCAAATCTTACATTATGGTTATTAGTCCATCAATTTATAACATTTTGAAAATATTCTATATTTCCTCTTCAAAATAATGAGATGAAATTAATTCCTATTTCCAACTTATAAtcatcttattttattattgatgaAAAATTTTGTCATTTATGTACATgtacagataaaattttgatgaaagtgtaacttttttatatattaacaattttCATATACTCTCTTGATACAAGTTGCACAACATCAAACTCgtcatttcaaataaaataagaaatacattagaaaatattgaaattttttgaaaacatcaaactaatataaaaaaaaaaaccaactccTACTTCTACAAGTGCATATTTGTAACCTCACAAAAACTTTGTAAAAAATAGATATGCAATTGTAAGTGCATTGAAAACGGAAGTTATATTTGTAATCANTAAAAAATAGATATGCAATTGTACGTGCATTAAAAACGGAAGTTATATTTGTAATCAGTTTATTGCGATAGGAAAAGTTTCAATGTAAGTAACAGGaatgaaaatatttattcaTGCTACTTTAACACAAAATTATAACACCATCATTAATTCAACTAATACTATCTAGAATGGTAAAATCTAATTAGTTAGGTAATGTGAAAAAAACCATGCTATAGAGAAAACTTTCTCCTATTATGGTTGTTGTGAACTTACCCTcctagcattttttttttaataagaattttatcaaaaaaattattttaagttagccttttttttttaactaaaatgattaaaattaaaaaattaaaatgtgcataaaaaaaaatgcagagtAGTCTATTTAAGACTGTGTATAGTTTAGGGTTCTCGCTGCAATTTTACCCTCCGGACTCTGGACTCTTCCCTCTGCATCTTTTGTAGCCGACGACGACAGCAAAAACCctactctttctctttctcactCTCGCCGTCGTCTTCTTGCCATTTCCAGTAGCTGTTCCCCtacgaagaggaggaggaggaggaggcggaggaggaggaggaggaagaagaagaagacgaagatgtCGATCCGCTTGCTGAACCCTAACGCGGAGGTCCTGAACAAGTCGGCGGCGCTCCACATGAACATCAACGCCGCCAAGGGCCTCCAGGACGTCCTCAAGACCAACCTCGGCCCCAAGGGcaccatcaagatgtaacacCCTTGCcccccctaaaccctaaccctaaacctgaTCCCGTTCTCTTCGTTTCTGATTTCCTTCACATTTTTGCGTGCGTATCGTTTTTAGGCTCGTGGGAGGAGCCGGAGATATTAAGCTGACCAAAGATGGCAACACCCTCTTGAAGGAGATGGTATGGATCTCTCTATCTCGAACTCTCCCAACCTCATTTCGCCTCAAAGTTTAGGTCTTTTAGGTAAAAGCGTACGGTTACCATCGTTAATTATCGACCATTTGAAAATGCCCTCCTCAAGTTCTTTGCTTTGATTCACATTCCGGTAGCTTTTGCATTTTTGGAAAGTTGGTTTCTGATTGCTGGGCATTTTTGTCTGTGCGGGTGTTGAACAGCAAATCCAAAACCCGACGGCTATAATGATCGCGAGGACGGCGGTTGCTCAGGATGATACCAGTGGGGACGGCACGACCTCTACTGTGCTCTTCATTGGGGAGCTGATGAAACAGTCTGAGCGCTGCATCGATGAAGGTACCTACTTCTTCTTAGCTCTCAGGATCGATCTGTATCAGTGGTACTTTCAGAAAGGATGTCTCCGCTCATAATATTGTTCTCACGTAATCACATTGAGCTACTACAATGATTCTGACATTCTTTTACCGAAAAAAGAGCGAACAGTAGATTTGCTTGCAAATTATGTCAGTGCTATTGGTTTTTGGAGGATCAGAATTCAGAATGCAGAGATGAGAGAGACTTAACATTTTGCTCTCATGACTATGCTACTATTGGTGGAAATGTTGAATATcagatattataatttaaacagTTTGCTACAGGGTGGTTAAAATATTTCTTACTGCTGAAAACTTGCCTCTGGGGGCATGCTTTGACATTTTCATCTTCTTAGATTTGGTAGGGCTTGGCATTATCTTCAAtccaattttaaattagagTAAAAGCAATTCTTCCCACTATGTGAAGAGTTCGTACTGTTCAGGATTGGTTCAATTTCTGGGGGCCTGCTGAAAAGCTAGATAATATTTTAGATAGCTAACAAATTATGGTGATT
Protein-coding regions in this window:
- the LOC109718331 gene encoding uncharacterized protein LOC109718331 — its product is MECNKEEAIRAKEIALRKMEDRDFTGAQKLALKAQQLFPDLDNISQILTVCEVHCSAGVKVNGENDWYSILQVGATADDLLIKKQYRKLALVLHPDKNKFAGAEAAFKLIGEAHMVLSDRTKRILYDIKRNSITKVAAPTIRQPHPSKRSTSARSTSNPMNQQQQKPPPSAFSGSQTFWTMCPSCRMRYQYYRTILKKALRCQNCFKPFIANELNDQHVPSGASSRHGLSSNSGSSQGQFGDSAPHSAGFRGNEGGNINKEKKDGMVDVEDGATEMNKRNLDGKDPTVNNSTKASTPAAGQKRGKKVIVDSSDSDSIDDEDFNNGKDGPGVKNTETPPSQNPRRSSRLKQNVAYSEDASNHDDCDEFSCPPSGKRLKKGGDGVANGVSIETSGVNVSSKMDKREKDEVPNGNEQVKQVNDGDNNLDKKKLGEEDKNPQPVPDSGSFLYPDPEFFDFDKYRDVSKFAVDQIWAVYDNLDGMPRFYARIRHVYAPDFKIRYTWLEHEPANEAEEVWSDKELPVGCGTFALGKTEVTTDRMFSHLICWEKGKKRNTYDVYPRKGEIWAIFKGWDIKWSEDAEKHRHFEYEVVEVLSNFTAGVGISVVPLVKIKGFASLFMQATDKALYVIPPGEMLRFSHNVPSYKLCGTERDGAPEGVLELDLASLPANIEVAFPCVDLESCVTKVDKSGSKSRSSFCNENAANARNANEDDDSPPDFYEYPDSQFYNFDERRSIDKFGPGQVWALYSDIDKLPKYYGWITKVELGINFKVHVKWLEASPQGEEENRWFKQHLPPGCGTFKVANESNTYDNTDSFSHLVSAKQLNRKNHYEILPGVGEIWAVYKNWRVGWALSDIQDSEYGIVEICEHTNTGTKVLFLAKVDGYMAVFMPDRKEESTIEIAKGDYLRFSHQIPAFRLTNERGGKLRGYWELDPASVPEILLIPNFQ